From the genome of Spirochaetae bacterium HGW-Spirochaetae-1, one region includes:
- a CDS encoding DUF1751 domain-containing protein encodes MHGQNVSFRFGGPITPMVKKLMIINGAIFLLQQFVNLFSPGAMESLFGLNHIGLIHEFRIWQLFTYMFLHGGWLHIIFNLLALWMFAGELENLWGSKLFLRYYLYGGIGAGLFISIMNYIIFNKYMANPTTIGASGALYAILLAYGMIWPNREVLLYFLFPIKMKYLVLIFGLMEFFGTLSSIGGQGGNISHIGHLGGLISGYLFIMYKRRGKIVRPVSPTSKKENLLGRLMKKIRLTKKRKEIDTRIKAKKIIDDLLEKIARSGMSSLSPEEKRQLEWARRHYYPERNDTVH; translated from the coding sequence ATGCACGGACAAAATGTAAGCTTCCGTTTCGGCGGTCCCATCACTCCCATGGTCAAAAAACTCATGATCATCAATGGGGCTATCTTTCTGCTGCAACAATTTGTGAATCTTTTTTCGCCGGGAGCCATGGAGTCTCTTTTCGGATTGAATCATATTGGTCTCATTCATGAATTCAGGATATGGCAGCTCTTTACTTATATGTTTCTTCACGGTGGCTGGCTGCATATCATATTCAACCTGCTTGCCCTGTGGATGTTTGCCGGTGAGCTGGAAAACCTCTGGGGAAGCAAATTGTTCCTCCGGTATTATCTCTATGGCGGGATTGGTGCCGGATTATTTATATCCATAATGAACTATATTATTTTCAATAAATATATGGCAAATCCCACCACCATCGGCGCCTCGGGAGCCCTGTATGCCATATTACTTGCCTATGGAATGATCTGGCCCAATCGCGAGGTTCTTCTCTATTTTCTCTTTCCCATCAAAATGAAATACCTTGTCCTCATTTTCGGACTCATGGAGTTCTTCGGCACCCTCTCTTCCATTGGGGGCCAGGGAGGCAATATAAGCCATATAGGACACCTGGGAGGCCTTATTTCGGGATATCTCTTTATCATGTATAAAAGGCGCGGAAAAATCGTCAGGCCCGTATCACCGACATCAAAAAAGGAGAATCTGCTGGGCAGATTGATGAAAAAAATCCGTCTGACCAAGAAGCGAAAAGAAATAGATACACGTATCAAGGCAAAGAAAATTATCGATGATCTTCTGGAAAAAATTGCCCGCAGTGGAATGAGTTCCCTTTCTCCTGAAGAAAAAAGACAGTTGGAATGGGCACGCCGGCACTACTATCCCGAAAGGAACGATACGGTGCATTGA
- a CDS encoding TIGR01457 family HAD-type hydrolase: protein MAKDLKPCDKAFIIDMDGVINKGKTLIEGAEEFVRKLKRNKSKFLFLTNNSYHTPEELRDRLNELGIDVDVENFYTSAMATASFLKYQKPGGCSAFVIGGKGLLVELEKIGAVITKSKPDYVIVGETEEYDYRSIIEATHLINEGARFIATNPDLTGPSHRGPVPACGALVAPIAKVTGIAPYFLGKPNPAMMYWARRKLDVHTACSFMIGDRMDTDIVGGLEAGMTCCLVLSGVTSRKMVNRFPYQPDYIFNNVGEIDPVTILSRRERLKSDTK, encoded by the coding sequence ATGGCTAAAGATTTGAAACCCTGTGATAAGGCCTTTATAATTGATATGGATGGTGTCATAAATAAAGGAAAGACGCTCATAGAGGGAGCAGAGGAATTCGTCCGAAAGCTGAAAAGAAATAAGAGTAAGTTTCTTTTTCTGACCAACAATTCCTATCATACACCGGAAGAATTACGGGACCGCCTTAATGAACTGGGCATTGATGTGGATGTGGAAAACTTTTACACTTCGGCCATGGCAACGGCCAGTTTTCTGAAATATCAGAAACCGGGAGGCTGCTCGGCCTTCGTCATTGGAGGAAAGGGCCTGCTCGTGGAACTGGAAAAAATAGGAGCGGTTATTACGAAAAGCAAACCCGATTATGTAATAGTCGGAGAAACCGAGGAATATGATTATCGCAGTATAATTGAAGCGACTCACCTCATCAATGAAGGGGCGCGGTTTATCGCCACTAATCCCGATCTTACGGGTCCTTCACATCGCGGACCGGTCCCGGCCTGCGGCGCTCTTGTGGCCCCTATTGCGAAGGTTACGGGCATAGCACCGTATTTCCTGGGCAAGCCGAATCCGGCCATGATGTACTGGGCCCGCAGGAAGCTTGATGTTCATACGGCATGCAGTTTTATGATAGGAGACCGCATGGACACTGATATTGTGGGCGGCCTTGAAGCGGGCATGACCTGCTGCCTGGTGCTGTCGGGAGTGACATCGAGAAAGATGGTGAATCGGTTTCCCTATCAGCCCGATTACATTTTTAATAATGTGGGAGAGATAGACCCTGTCACCATACTCTCAAGGCGTGAACGGCTGAAAAGTGATACAAAATAA
- a CDS encoding molybdopterin adenylyltransferase: MITVAIVTVSDRSSRGEREDLSGPEIRSWATAHGYEVCDEIIVPDDLLEIQQCLIRLADKGANLILTTGGTGFAPRDNTPEATRAVIEKEAPGFAEAMRARSLAITPHAMLSRAVSGIRGKSLIINLPGSPKAVRENLGFIEKAIPHAVDLLKSQVTDCGTV, encoded by the coding sequence ATGATAACTGTTGCGATAGTCACTGTAAGCGATCGATCTTCGAGGGGAGAAAGGGAAGACCTTTCGGGGCCCGAAATCCGGAGCTGGGCAACAGCTCATGGATACGAGGTCTGTGATGAAATAATTGTTCCCGACGATCTTCTGGAGATACAGCAGTGCCTGATCAGATTGGCGGATAAGGGTGCTAACCTTATTCTCACCACGGGAGGTACGGGCTTTGCACCCCGTGATAACACACCCGAGGCTACCAGGGCGGTGATAGAAAAGGAAGCTCCCGGCTTTGCCGAGGCTATGCGGGCACGGTCACTGGCCATAACACCCCATGCCATGCTTTCACGGGCTGTCTCGGGAATACGCGGTAAAAGCCTTATCATTAATCTTCCGGGAAGTCCTAAGGCGGTGAGGGAGAATCTGGGGTTCATAGAAAAGGCTATTCCCCACGCCGTGGACCTTTTGAAGAGCCAGGTAACGGATTGCGGTACGGTGTAA